The DNA sequence AGATAATTTCTTTACTACTCGTGATATATTAAAAGAATATAGTGCAGAAGTAGTACGTTTCTTCTTAATATCTAAACATTATCGTAGTCCGATTAATTTTAGTGATGCTGAATTGGATGATGCTAAAAAGAGTTTGCAGCGGCTTAAAAATACGATTAGTAGGATAAATCAATTAATTCCTGAAGAAAAAAATGAATTAGAAGATGAATCAGAAATTGAAAACAAGGAAGAAGTAGCAAAAATAAATGAGTTCATTAAGGAGAAGAGAAAGAAGTTTGGAGAAGCTATGGATGATGATTTAAATACTGCTTTAGCAATTGCTAGCTTGCATGAATTAGCTAAAGAGATGAATATTTTTATTAATGATTCTAAATTTGAAGTTAATCAAACAACTGTTTCGGTTTTAGAGGAGGCTTATAAAATACTCATTGAATTAGGTCAAGTATTAGGCTTAGAATTAAAACCAGAAGAAAAAGTTGGAGGGAATAAATTAACATCTAATTTAATAGAATTATTATTAAAGATTAGGAATGATGCAAGAGAAGAACGGAATTGGGGTTTAGCAGATCAAGTTAGAGATGAGTTAGAGGAATTAGGTATTAACCTTATAGATACACCTCAAGGGACAGAGTGGGAAATTGAATAGGAGTTAAAGGAGGCTAAATAATGTTTAATGAATTATTGGATTTACCTAAAAAACCTAGACTGTTATCACCAGGAATTATGGCCTATATTGGTGATAGTATTTATGAAGTTTTTATTCGCTCATATTTGATAGAAAAGGGGATTCGCAAGAATAATGATTTGCATAAAATGGCGATTAAATATGTAAATGCAGAGGCTCAAGCAGAATTATTAAGGAAGATTAAGCCTTCTTTAACTAAGGAAGAGGAGATTATTGTTAGACGGGGTAGAAATTCTAAATCTGGTCAAGTACCTAAGAGTACAGATGTGGCTAATTATAGACACAGTACTGCCTTTGAAGCGTTATTAGGCTATCTATATTTAGATAAAAAGAAAGCAAGATTAAGAGAAATATTAGCTGAAATTAAGGAAAGTATAGAGGAGATGTAAGGGGAGGTAACAATAATGAAAGATACTGAGTTAAATATTGAACTAATTAATTACACACCTAATCCAGAAAGAACTGCAGCATCTGCTGCTAGATTATGTTATTCGTCTATAGGAGCAGATAAATTAGCAGAAGAGATGACAGATAGTGAAGTGGAAAGACTATTAAAAATCATTTTGAATAATGGACATTATTCTACTTTAGAGCATGTTAGTTTTACATTTGCTATTGATGGAATTTCTAGAGTAACTACTCATCAATTAGTTAGACATCGAATTGCTAGTTATAGTCAACAAAGTCAACGTTATGTTCGAGAAAAAGAGCAATTTGATTATATTATTCCAGTAAAAATTGCTGAAGATGAGGAATTAGTTGATATTTTTAAAGAGAATATGAAGCATCAACAAGAAGCATATAATAAATTGACTAATAATTTAATTGATAATGGTTATGAAGAAAAAGAGGCAATAGAAGCAGCAAGGTATGTACTTCCTAATGCAACAGAGACAAAGATTGTAGTTACTATGAATGCTCGGAGTTTATTGCACTTCTTTGAGGTCAGATGCTGTGACCGTGCTCAAAGAGAGATAAGAGCTATGGCTAGAGAGATGTTAAAGAAGGTAAGGGATGTAGCGCCAATTATCTTTAGTAACGCTGGTCCTCTTTGTGAAACAGAAAGAAGATGTAAAGAAGGTAAAATGAGTTGTGGCCGACTAGATAAAATTCTATCTAAAGGAGTAGATAAAAGCAATGGATAAAGTAGAAGGTAGAAACCCAGTTTTAGA is a window from the Selenihalanaerobacter shriftii genome containing:
- a CDS encoding Mini-ribonuclease 3; amino-acid sequence: MFNELLDLPKKPRLLSPGIMAYIGDSIYEVFIRSYLIEKGIRKNNDLHKMAIKYVNAEAQAELLRKIKPSLTKEEEIIVRRGRNSKSGQVPKSTDVANYRHSTAFEALLGYLYLDKKKARLREILAEIKESIEEM
- the thyX gene encoding FAD-dependent thymidylate synthase, whose translation is MKDTELNIELINYTPNPERTAASAARLCYSSIGADKLAEEMTDSEVERLLKIILNNGHYSTLEHVSFTFAIDGISRVTTHQLVRHRIASYSQQSQRYVREKEQFDYIIPVKIAEDEELVDIFKENMKHQQEAYNKLTNNLIDNGYEEKEAIEAARYVLPNATETKIVVTMNARSLLHFFEVRCCDRAQREIRAMAREMLKKVRDVAPIIFSNAGPLCETERRCKEGKMSCGRLDKILSKGVDKSNG